One genomic window of Arachis hypogaea cultivar Tifrunner chromosome 8, arahy.Tifrunner.gnm2.J5K5, whole genome shotgun sequence includes the following:
- the LOC112706666 gene encoding uncharacterized protein, translated as MAADDTSLPSQHHHQQQHLLSPNLPAEEHHKEDDLIAELTHHMDRFLLQDHHHDDHHDKYDFSSQLSWDLMASPQSTLWSPLPSEASSQEPSPPPTPGTTNNGLCSYQSLIHEQIRAIELSRLKQEQVLSLKQKLISESEDKEQNHDDSLCQQKKGKAGGDGGGGGGLGRRIRPPPRPAPLLLQQQCGGGMRALFLGSSASRGGTGVFLPRAATATATTPPPHSTAKQGKGCSTVLIPARVVQALQQHFDQMAATAGPKAAAFPPLHDVLVNTNRDGMYSLEKRQSRKAPIQNDMILPQEWTY; from the exons ATGGCTGCTGATGACACTTCACTACcttctcaacatcatcatcaacaacaacatctTCTTTCTCCAAACCTGCCAGCAGAGGAACACCACAAGGAAGATGATCTCATCGCGGAACTAACTCACCACATGGATCGCTTCTTGCTTCAAGATCATCATCACGATGATCATCATGACAAATACGATTTCTCATCACAACTT TCATGGGACTTGATGGCTTCACCGCAATCAACTCTCTGGTCACCTTTGCCATCTGAAGCTTCCTCTCAAGAACCGTCGCCGCCACCTACACCCGGCACCACCAACAACGGACTCTGCTCCTACCAATCTCTCATCCACGAACAAATCAGAGCCATTGAA TTGTCACGGTTAAAGCAAGAGCAGGTTCTTTCATTGAAGCAGAAACTGATCAGTGAATCCGAGGACAAAGAACAAAATCACGACGACTCTTTGTGTCAGCAGAAGAAAGGTAAAGCTGGTGGCgacggcggcggcggcggtggcCTTGGAAGGAGGATTCGTCCGCCTCCACGGCCAGCTCCTCTGCTTCTGCAGCAGCAATGTGGTGGAGGCATGAGGGCACTCTTCCTTGGTAGTTCCGCTTCAAGAGGTGGCACCGGAGTTTTCTTGCCTCGTGCCGCCACCGCCACTGCCACCACTCCCCCACCACATTCAACCGCCAAACAag GTAAAGGTTGCTCCACAGTTCTGATACCTGCGAGAGTGGTACAAGCTTTGCAACAACACTTTGACCAAATGGCTGCCACAGCTGGACCCAAAGCTGCTGCCTTTCCTCCTCTCCATG ATGTTCTAGTGAATACTAATAGGGATGGCATGTATTCACTCGAGAAGCGGCAATCACGGAAAGCACCGATCCAGAATGATATGATTCTGCCTCAAGAGTGGACGTATTAA
- the LOC112706667 gene encoding uncharacterized protein, with translation MSGLTLISFSDMFMAKEIRASNSMFSFRHICYILFTLSFSSLIIFHSWSHCYFFSPYHLRAIEEKQNQTIINLLSYPFAWNHLIFSSKPPSKLLKIALFVKKWPQGSHAGGLERHAMTLHIALAKRGHELHIFTTSPGSSIIPKSELGNLCFHFSKPTPGGYLDQALVWEQFQEQNKTGSPFDIVHTESVGLRYTRSRNVTKLAVSWHGIAYETIHSDIIQELLRSPQESKANALAERVTKVVEEVKFFPNYAHHVATSDHAGDILKRVYMIPEERVHIILNGVDEDVFRPDISVGKEFKKRHGIPDSKSLVIGLAGRLVKDKGHPLMLEALKQIMVENSTFQESSIIMVAGDGPWAARYRELGENVVVLGPLDQSELASFYNAIDLFVNPTLRAQGLDHTLIEAMLSGKPVMATRLASIVGSVIVGSEMGYTFSPTVNALKKAVYESWVDGKEVLHNKGQVARQRGLKLFTATKMVAAYERLFLCISSANNDDHFCQYQQSVN, from the coding sequence ATGAGTGGTCTCACTCTCATCTCATTTTCAGATATGTTCATGGCAAAGGAAATTAGAGCTTCTAATTCCATGTTCAGCTTTCGACATATCTGTTACATCCTTTTCaccctttctttctcttctctcatCATATTCCACTCGTGGAGCCACTGCTATTTCTTCTCACCATACCATCTAAGAGCAATAGAAGAAAAGCAAAACCAAACCATCATCAACCTCCTTTCATACCCTTTTGCATGGAACCACCTTATCTTCTCATCAAAGCCACCTTCAAAGCTTCTCAAGATTGCACTCTTTGTCAAGAAATGGCCTCAGGGATCTCATGCCGGAGGGCTCGAACGCCATGCTATGACTCTCCACATTGCTCTTGCAAAAAGAGGCCATGAACTTCACATATTCACCACTTCACCAGGTTCCTCCATTATCCCGAAATCTGAACTTGGAAACTTGTGCTTTCACTTCTCAAAACCAACACCAGGCGGTTACCTTGACCAAGCTTTAGTTTGGGAACAGTTTCAGGAACAGAACAAAACAGGATCACCATTTGACATTGTTCATACTGAAAGTGTTGGTCTTAGGTACACTAGATCTCGCAATGTCACTAAATTGGCTGTTAGTTGGCACGGTATTGCCTACGAGACGATTCATTCCGACATCATTCAAGAACTTCTAAGAAGCCCCCAAGAATCAAAGGCAAATGCATTGGCTGAAAGAGTTACCAAGGTTGTTGAGGAAGTGAAGTTCTTCCCAAATTATGCTCACCACGTTGCCACCAGTGATCATGCAGGAGATATCCTAAAGAGGGTCTACATGATCCCGGAAGAAAGGGTGCACATAATACTGAATGGCGTGGACGAAGATGTTTTCAGGCCGGATATTTCGGTAGGGAAGGAGTTCAAAAAGAGGCATGGCATTCCGGATTCTAAATCACTGGTAATAGGACTGGCTGGGAGATTAGTGAAGGATAAGGGACACCCTTTGATGCTTGAAGCTTTGAAGCAGATAATGGTAGAAAACAGCACATTCCAAGAGAGTAGCATCATTATGGTTGCTGGTGATGGTCCTTGGGCAGCAAGGTACAGAGAACTTGGGGAAAATGTAGTGGTTCTGGGGCCTCTTGACCAATCTGAATTGGCCTCATTCTATAATGCTATTGACTTATTTGTCAACCCCACTTTGAGAGCGCAGGGTTTGGATCACACTTTGATAGAAGCTATGCTGAGTGGGAAACCAGTAATGGCTACAAGGCTTGCAAGCATTGTGGGGTCTGTGATTGTTGGCAGTGAAATGGGTTATACATTTTCACCAACAGTGAATGCTCTAAAGAAGGCTGTATATGAATCATGGGTGGATGGAAAGGAAGTTCTACACAATAAAGGTCAGGTTGCTCGTCAAAGAGGTTTGAAATTGTTCACGGCCACCAAGATGGTGGCTGCATATGAACGGCTTTTTCTTTGCATTTCAAGTGCAAACAATGATGACCATTTTTGTCAATATCAACAGTCAGTTAATTGA
- the LOC112706668 gene encoding uncharacterized protein isoform X1 has protein sequence MRKEDTVKLISAEGFEFVVDKEAAMVSQTIHNMLTSPGSFAERQHGEVTFPEISTTILEKICQYFYWHLQFASENLAVVSGKETEFPIEPELTLELMMAANYLHT, from the exons ATGAGGAAGGAAGACACAGTGAAGCTGATTAGCGCTGAGGGTTTCGAATTCGTTGTTGATAAGGAAGCTGCTATGGTTTCACAGACCATACACAACATGCTTACCTCTCCAG GGAGTTTCGCTGAGAGGCAGCACGGCGAGGTTACCTTCCCTGAGATCAGCACCACCATTCTCGAGAAGATTTGTCAGTATTTTTACTGGCATCTCCAATTCGCGAG TGAAAATCTTGCTGTTGTTAGTGGGAAAGAGACAGAGTTTCCTATTGAACCTGAATTAACTTTGGAGCTAATGATGGCTGCCAATTACCTCCATACATGA
- the LOC112706668 gene encoding uncharacterized protein isoform X2 produces the protein MRKEDTVKLISAEGFEFVVDKEAAMVSQTIHNMLTSPGSFAERQHGEVTFPEISTTILEKICQYFYWHLQFASGKETEFPIEPELTLELMMAANYLHT, from the exons ATGAGGAAGGAAGACACAGTGAAGCTGATTAGCGCTGAGGGTTTCGAATTCGTTGTTGATAAGGAAGCTGCTATGGTTTCACAGACCATACACAACATGCTTACCTCTCCAG GGAGTTTCGCTGAGAGGCAGCACGGCGAGGTTACCTTCCCTGAGATCAGCACCACCATTCTCGAGAAGATTTGTCAGTATTTTTACTGGCATCTCCAATTCGCGAG TGGGAAAGAGACAGAGTTTCCTATTGAACCTGAATTAACTTTGGAGCTAATGATGGCTGCCAATTACCTCCATACATGA